A genome region from Dickeya dadantii NCPPB 898 includes the following:
- the argA gene encoding amino-acid N-acetyltransferase, whose protein sequence is MKERSTELVQGFRHSVPYINAHRGKTFVIMLGGEAIEHENFAKIVNDIGLLHSLGIKLVVVYGARPQIDANLMAHNYEPRYHKHTRVTDSTTLELVKQAAGMLQLDITARLSMSLLNTPLQGAHINVVSGNFIIAQPLGVDDGVDYCHSGRIRRIDEEALHRQLDSGAIVLLGPVAVSVTGESFNLTSEEVATQLAIKLRAEKMIGFCASQGVTNIEGSIVSELLPDEAQQRIQSLEEAGDYNSEIVRFLRGAVKACRSGVRRSHLISYQEDGALLQELFSRDGIGTQIVMESAEQIRRATINDIGGILELIRPLEQQGILVRRSREQLEMEIDKFTVVVRDNLTIACAALYPFPEESIGEMACVAVHPEYRNSSRGDQLLHHIAVQARQQGLKRLFVLTTHSIHWFQERGFQPAEVAVLPKRKQELYNYQRRSKILVIDL, encoded by the coding sequence GTGAAGGAACGTAGTACAGAACTGGTTCAAGGCTTCCGCCACTCAGTTCCTTACATCAACGCACATCGCGGTAAAACGTTTGTCATTATGCTCGGCGGCGAAGCTATCGAGCATGAAAATTTTGCCAAAATCGTCAATGATATCGGGCTGTTACATAGTCTCGGCATCAAGCTGGTGGTGGTTTATGGCGCACGACCCCAGATCGATGCGAACCTGATGGCCCATAACTACGAGCCCCGCTACCACAAGCACACCCGCGTGACAGACAGCACCACGCTGGAACTGGTGAAACAGGCGGCCGGCATGCTGCAACTGGACATCACCGCCCGGCTGTCGATGAGCCTGCTGAACACGCCGCTACAAGGCGCGCACATTAACGTGGTCAGCGGCAACTTCATCATTGCCCAGCCGCTGGGCGTGGATGACGGCGTGGACTACTGCCACAGCGGGCGCATTCGCCGCATCGACGAAGAAGCGCTGCATCGCCAGTTGGACAGCGGCGCCATCGTGCTGTTGGGCCCGGTAGCGGTTTCCGTCACCGGCGAAAGTTTCAACCTGACGTCGGAAGAAGTCGCCACCCAGTTGGCTATCAAACTCCGGGCCGAAAAGATGATCGGTTTTTGCGCCTCTCAGGGCGTGACCAACATCGAAGGCAGCATTGTGTCCGAACTGCTGCCGGACGAAGCCCAACAGCGCATCCAGTCACTGGAGGAAGCCGGCGACTATAACTCCGAGATTGTGCGTTTCCTGCGCGGCGCGGTAAAAGCCTGCCGCAGCGGAGTACGCCGCAGCCACCTGATCAGCTATCAGGAAGATGGTGCGCTGTTGCAGGAACTGTTCTCCCGCGACGGCATCGGTACCCAGATCGTGATGGAAAGCGCCGAGCAAATCCGCCGGGCGACCATCAATGACATCGGCGGCATTCTGGAGCTGATTCGCCCGCTGGAACAGCAAGGCATTCTGGTGCGCCGTTCGCGCGAACAACTCGAAATGGAGATAGACAAATTCACCGTGGTGGTCCGCGATAATCTGACTATCGCCTGCGCCGCGCTCTATCCATTCCCGGAAGAGAGTATCGGTGAAATGGCCTGCGTGGCGGTCCACCCGGAATACCGCAACTCGTCGCGTGGCGATCAGTTGCTGCACCATATCGCCGTACAGGCCCGCCAGCAGGGACTCAAACGCCTGTTCGTGCTGACCACCCACAGCATCCACTGGTTCCAGGAACGCGGTTTCCAGCCGGCGGAGGTCGCCGTGCTGCCGAAGCGCAAGCAGGAGCTTTACAACTACCAGCGTCGTTCCAAGATTCTGGTCATCGACCTGTAA
- the amiC gene encoding N-acetylmuramoyl-L-alanine amidase AmiC has protein sequence MSDPKHHLTRRHLLQGAAATWLLSISGIGLAAVSQVLAVRVWPSSSYSRVTLESSQPLKYRQFMLENPERLVVDIENASLNSVLKNAGRQFERPDPFIKTARAGQFDKNTVRLVLELRQKVNPKLFTLAPVAGFRNRLVMDLYPAAGRYDEADDPLLALLEDYNKGELERTLPPERPKDGKAGRERPLVIMLDPGHGGEDPGAIGKNRTREKDVVLQIARRLKALIERERNMKVYMTRNEDVFIPLKVRVAKARKQRADLFVSIHADAFTNRAARGSSVFALSKKGATSSAARYLAQTQNESDLIGGVSLSGDRYLDSTMFDMVQTLTINDSLKFGKEILHRLGKVNHLHKNSVDQAGFAVLKAPDIPSVLVETAFISNLEEERKLRTSRFQQQVAQSILEGIKAYFAAQVR, from the coding sequence ATGTCTGATCCGAAGCACCATCTGACCCGTCGTCATTTATTACAGGGCGCCGCCGCCACCTGGTTACTGAGTATCAGCGGCATCGGGCTGGCCGCCGTCTCGCAGGTGCTTGCCGTGCGGGTGTGGCCTTCTTCTTCCTATAGCCGTGTGACGCTGGAGTCCAGCCAGCCGCTCAAGTACCGCCAGTTCATGCTGGAAAATCCCGAACGTCTGGTGGTGGATATTGAAAACGCCTCGTTGAATAGCGTGCTGAAAAATGCCGGCCGGCAATTCGAACGGCCGGATCCTTTCATCAAAACGGCGCGTGCCGGGCAGTTTGACAAGAATACCGTGCGTCTGGTGCTGGAATTAAGGCAGAAGGTCAATCCTAAACTGTTTACGCTGGCGCCGGTCGCCGGCTTCCGAAACCGTCTGGTGATGGATTTGTACCCCGCCGCCGGTCGTTACGACGAGGCTGATGATCCGCTGCTGGCGTTGCTGGAGGATTACAATAAAGGCGAACTGGAACGGACGCTGCCGCCGGAAAGGCCCAAAGACGGTAAGGCGGGGCGCGAAAGACCGCTGGTTATCATGCTTGATCCGGGACACGGCGGCGAGGACCCCGGCGCCATCGGCAAAAACCGGACCCGCGAAAAAGACGTGGTGCTGCAAATTGCCCGGCGCCTGAAAGCGCTGATCGAGCGTGAGCGCAACATGAAGGTCTACATGACCCGCAATGAGGATGTGTTCATTCCGCTCAAAGTGCGGGTGGCTAAAGCGCGCAAACAGCGCGCCGACCTGTTCGTCTCTATCCACGCCGATGCCTTCACCAACCGTGCTGCCCGCGGTTCCTCGGTGTTTGCCCTGTCAAAAAAAGGCGCGACCAGCTCTGCGGCGCGTTATCTGGCGCAAACCCAGAACGAATCTGATTTGATTGGCGGCGTCAGCCTGAGCGGCGATCGTTATCTGGACAGTACCATGTTTGACATGGTGCAAACCCTGACCATTAACGACAGCCTGAAATTCGGCAAGGAAATTCTGCATCGGCTGGGAAAGGTCAATCATCTGCACAAAAACAGCGTCGACCAGGCCGGATTTGCGGTGCTGAAGGCGCCGGATATTCCGTCGGTGCTGGTGGAAACGGCGTTTATCAGCAATCTGGAAGAGGAACGCAAGCTGCGTACCAGCCGTTTTCAGCAGCAGGTGGCGCAATCGATTCTGGAAGGGATCAAAGCCTATTTCGCGGCTCAGGTGCGGTAA